One genomic window of Pungitius pungitius chromosome 11, fPunPun2.1, whole genome shotgun sequence includes the following:
- the lim2.5 gene encoding lens intrinsic membrane protein 2.5 codes for MMHSFMGGGLFCAIVGNILLVVSTATDYWMQYRLSTSFAHQGLWRYCMSGKCYMQTESIAYWNATRAFMILSAMSCFAGIIAGILSFAHFSAFERFNRSFAAGIMFFVSTLFVLLAMAIYTGVTVNFLGKRFGDWRFSWSYILGWVALLMTFFAGIFYMCAYRMHECRRVAGPR; via the exons ATGATGCACAGCTTCATGGGAGGGGGCCTCTTTTGTGCCATTGTGGGGAACATCCTGTTGGTGGTGTCCACAGCCACAGACTACTGGATGCAGTACCGCCTGTCCACCAGCTTTGCCCACCAGGGCCTGTGGAGGTACTGCATGTCTGGCAAGTGTTACATGCAGACTGAGAGCATTG cctacTGGAACGCCACTCGTGCTTTCATGATTCTCTCTGCCATGTCGTGCTTTGCTGGCATCATCGCAGGAATCCTCTCCTTCGCCCACTTCTCGGCCTTTGAGAGGTTCAATCGCTCTTTTGCTGCTGGGATCATGTTCTTTGTTTCAA ctctctttgttctgcttgCTATGGCCATTTACACCGGAGTGACTGTGAACTTCCTGGGCAAGCGCTTCGGGGACTGGCGCTTCTCCTGGTCCTACATACTAGGCTGGGTGGCACTGCTGATGACCTTCTTTGCAG gtaTATTCTACATGTGTGCCTACAGGATGCACGAGTGCAGAAGAGTGGCTGGCCCACGTTAA
- the LOC119196967 gene encoding upstream stimulatory factor 2 isoform X1, protein MDMLDRSLDSASQEKQQQQEEEVVQVSEDGTGDEQAAVTIAGVQQAAGFADHNIQYQFRTEGGQVTYRVVQVTDQHLEGRDDGGGAVSVVSTAAFTGAPQAVAQAVIQNPFSNGGSPAGEAVGGETRFAYFPAAAVSDGTVSVQAAADPTLTQAGGQFYVMMTPPDVIQTGPQRTIAPRSQPYPADENELLQHEGLNWKMDGPRTPRDERRRAQHNEVERRRRDKINNWIVTLSKIIPDCNIDSTKTGASKGGILSKACDYIRDLRQSNQRLQEGVKEVERIQVDNELCRQQIEELKNENALLRAQLQQHGIEMVGETPPQ, encoded by the exons ATGGATATGCTCGATCGCAGTCTGGACAGCGCAAG ccaagaaaaacaacaacaacaagaagaagaggtTGTCCAGGTATCTGAAG acgGGACAGGAGACGAGCAGGCGGCCGTCACCATAGCCGGCGTTCAGCAGGCTGCAGGGTTCGCCGACCACAACATACAATATCAGTTCCGCACCGAGGGGGGTCAG GTGACGTACCGCGTCGTCCAGGTGACCGACCAGCACCTCGAAGGGCGGGATGACGGGGGAGGAGCAGTGAGTGTCGTCTCTACCGCCGCCTTCACGGGGGCTCCTCAGGCTGTGGCTCAG GCTGTGATCCAAAACCCTTTCAGCAATGGAGGAAGCCCGGCGGGCGAAGCGGTGGGAGGGGAGACGCGCTTCGCTTACTTCCCCGCTGCCGCGGTGAGCGACGGGACCGTGTCTGTTCAGGCCGCCGCGGACCCCACACTCACGCAGGCAGGGG GTCAGTTCTACGTGATGATGACCCCCCCCGACGTCATTCAGACGGGCCCACAGCGGACCATCGCTCCTCGCTCTCAACCGTACCCCGC AGATGAAaacgagctgctgcagcacgaAGGTTTAAACTG gaAAATGGACGGACCGCGAACGCCGAGAGATGAAAGGAGAAGAGCGCAACACAATGAAG TCGAAAGGCGGAGAAGAGACAAGATCAACAACTGGATTGTCACCCTTTCCAAGATCATACCAGACTGCAATATCGACAGCACCAAGACGGGAGCA AGCAAAGGGGGCATCCTGTCGAAAGCCTGCGACTACATCCGCGACTTGAGGCAAAGCAACCAGCGGCTGCAGGAGGGTGTGAAGGAAGTGGAGAGGATACAAGTGGACAACGAGTTGTGCAGGCAGCAG ATTGAAGAGCTGAAGAACGAGAACGCTTTGCTCCGAGCGCAACTCCAGCAGCACGGCATCGAGATGGTGGGAGAGACGCCGCCGCAGTga
- the LOC119196967 gene encoding upstream stimulatory factor 2 isoform X3 — protein MDMLDRSLDSASQEKQQQQEEEVVQVSEDGTGDEQAAVTIAGVQQAAGFADHNIQYQFRTEGGQVTYRVVQVTDQHLEGRDDGGGAAVIQNPFSNGGSPAGEAVGGETRFAYFPAAAVSDGTVSVQAAADPTLTQAGGQFYVMMTPPDVIQTGPQRTIAPRSQPYPADENELLQHEGLNWKMDGPRTPRDERRRAQHNEVERRRRDKINNWIVTLSKIIPDCNIDSTKTGASKGGILSKACDYIRDLRQSNQRLQEGVKEVERIQVDNELCRQQIEELKNENALLRAQLQQHGIEMVGETPPQ, from the exons ATGGATATGCTCGATCGCAGTCTGGACAGCGCAAG ccaagaaaaacaacaacaacaagaagaagaggtTGTCCAGGTATCTGAAG acgGGACAGGAGACGAGCAGGCGGCCGTCACCATAGCCGGCGTTCAGCAGGCTGCAGGGTTCGCCGACCACAACATACAATATCAGTTCCGCACCGAGGGGGGTCAG GTGACGTACCGCGTCGTCCAGGTGACCGACCAGCACCTCGAAGGGCGGGATGACGGGGGAGGAGCA GCTGTGATCCAAAACCCTTTCAGCAATGGAGGAAGCCCGGCGGGCGAAGCGGTGGGAGGGGAGACGCGCTTCGCTTACTTCCCCGCTGCCGCGGTGAGCGACGGGACCGTGTCTGTTCAGGCCGCCGCGGACCCCACACTCACGCAGGCAGGGG GTCAGTTCTACGTGATGATGACCCCCCCCGACGTCATTCAGACGGGCCCACAGCGGACCATCGCTCCTCGCTCTCAACCGTACCCCGC AGATGAAaacgagctgctgcagcacgaAGGTTTAAACTG gaAAATGGACGGACCGCGAACGCCGAGAGATGAAAGGAGAAGAGCGCAACACAATGAAG TCGAAAGGCGGAGAAGAGACAAGATCAACAACTGGATTGTCACCCTTTCCAAGATCATACCAGACTGCAATATCGACAGCACCAAGACGGGAGCA AGCAAAGGGGGCATCCTGTCGAAAGCCTGCGACTACATCCGCGACTTGAGGCAAAGCAACCAGCGGCTGCAGGAGGGTGTGAAGGAAGTGGAGAGGATACAAGTGGACAACGAGTTGTGCAGGCAGCAG ATTGAAGAGCTGAAGAACGAGAACGCTTTGCTCCGAGCGCAACTCCAGCAGCACGGCATCGAGATGGTGGGAGAGACGCCGCCGCAGTga
- the vsig10l gene encoding V-set and immunoglobulin domain-containing protein 10-like, which translates to MTFPVEFGRISAFFLAFFLRFTFRGASCQLVVSPAGPTLVNALVGHNVTLAVSFTGAPDPVLIWSMGDVTVVTWAINSTAPPVIADDRRNVLRVEANGSLSFVNVQLGDTSNYTIEMTKPGLFKSSVTFTLKVFDVIQSVALNGPPGSVREGAAGFTLRYSMQRGVVEQQAWFFGGAEIQSNSHYSVQGSSLVIRQPNRSDAGRYAVLLKNPFSQVTADVNVTVLYGPDEPVLEARPARPFYLEGDSLSVSCTADGFPPPTAEWVFGAQTTVVAHPGVLDLPSVQTSQGGLYVCTLINAETGVKSQKNLTLNVYVRPANVSTCSVQSVSSVELQYSCQWPGGTPPARLSLPALNASRSGVGNLSLVVPASHNLDGKTVTCVADHPVELSNCSITAGGPRMFPPAVRTTVDPDGKMVVAIDCVSEASPPALVSWSKGSEDIVGTAPHQISRDTTELQIRDYNVSNFLLQNYTCTGRNPLGSQRREIQLRGPSISNSRLFFNHNGTIVTLTWEVPPTSIVTGFDVQMKGPNSLSRNLSGTQSRGSSDGFHTVQQKPGGARSADIFFLDPKLTYGFRVVPKARTTAGQPSAVLTAGPGEGLSGSAIAGLAAGIPCGLLLLVLLGGLIYFCVYLHRNKSRQTRYPKPRAVEKAVTAPAELAPHKLLTGGLRSPPDYNRLQQTRSERSVALPAFVPARPVRTATIV; encoded by the exons ATGACTTTTCCTGTTGAATTTGGGCGGATAAGCGCGTTTTTTCTGGCCTTTTTTCTTCGCTTCACTTTTCGAG GTGCATCCTGTCAACTCGTGGTTTCCCCTGCTGGACCCACGCTGGTGAACGCGTTGGTCGGCCACAATGTCACTCTGGCTGTGTCCTTCACCGGTGCCCCCGACCCAGTGCTCATCTGGTCCATGGGAGATGTCACTGTGGTCACATGGGCCATTAactccactgccccccccgtCATAGCCGATGACAGAAGGAATGTGCTAAGGGTTGAAGCAAATGGGTCCCTCAGCTTTGTAAACGTCCAACTTGGAGATACCAGTAACTACACCATTGAAATGACAAAACCTGGACTGTTTAAGTCCTCCGTTACTTTCACTCTGAAAGTGTTTG ACGTGATCCAGAGCGTGGCCCTGAACGGGCCGCCTGGTTCCGTCCGGGAGGGGGCCGCTGGGTTCACCCTGCGGTACAGCATGCAGCGAGGAGTGGTCGAGCAGCAGGCGTGGTTCTTCGGCGGCGCGGAGATCCAGTCGAACTCTCACTACTCCGTGCAGGGGAGCAGCCTCGTGATCCGCCAACCCAACCGAAGCGACGCGGGCCGGTACGCGGTGTTGCTGAAGAACCCCTTCAGCCAGGTGACCGCCGACGTGAACGTCACCGTGCTGT ACGGACCAGACGAGCCGGTTCTCGAGGCCCGCCCGGCTCGGCCTTTCTACCTGGAGGGGGACTCCCTGAGCGTCTCCTGTACGGCCGATGGGTTCCCCCCGCCCACTGCGGAGTGGGTCTTTGGCGCGCAGACCACGGTGGTTGCCCACCCAGGTGTGTTGGACCTGCCAAGTGTGCAGACCAGTCAAGGAGGCCTTTACGTGTGCACGCTGATCAATGCGGAGACGGGAGTAAAAAGCCAAAAGAATCTCACTTTAAACGTCTATG TGAGGCCGGCGAATGTCTCGACGTGCTCCGTGCAGTCGGTGAGCAGCGTGGAGCTGCAGTACTCCTGCCAGTGGCCCGGGGGAACCCCACCGGCTCGCCTTTCTCTCCCAGCACTAAACGCCTCCCGCAGTGGAGTAGGAAACCTCAGCCTGGTCGTCCCCGCCTCGCACAACCTCGACGGGAAGACGGTCACGTGCGTGGCTGACCACCCCGTCGAATTGAGCAACTGCAGCATCACCGCAG GGGGGCCCAGGATGTTCCCGCCAGCTGTGAGGACCACGGTGGACCCTGATGGCAAAATGGTGGTGGCCATCGACTGCGTCAGTGAGGCCTCGCCTCCGGCTTTGGTCTCATGGTCCAAAGGCAGCGAGGACATCGTCGGCACGGCACCGCACCAAATCAGCAGGGACACCACGGAGCTTCAGATACGCGATTACAACGTCAGCAACTTCCTCCTCCAGAACTACACTTGTACCGGCCGCAACCCACTGGGCAGCCAGAGAAGGGAAATCCAGCTGAGAG GACCGTCTATCTCAAATTCCAGATTATTCTTTAATCACAATGGAACCATAGTCACGTTGACCTGGGAGGTCCCGCCCACCTCCATCGTCACAG GGTTCGACGTCCAAATGAAGGGACCGAACAGCCTGAGCAGGAATCTCAGCGGTACCCAAAGCAGAGGCAGCTCGGACGGGTTTCACACCGTCCAGCAGAAGCCTGGCGGCGCCAGGAGTGCAGACATCTTTTTCCTCGATCCCAAGCTGACGTACGGGTTTCGGGTCGTCCCCAAAGCTCGCACGACCGCGGGACAGCCGTCTGCGGTCCTAACAGCCGGTCCAG GTGAAGGGCTGAGTGGATCCGCCATCGCTGGACTCGCAGCTGGAATCCCCTgcggccttctcctcctcgtcctgctgGGGGGCTTAATCTACTTCTGCGTCTACTTGCACAGGAACAAAA GTCGGCAGACGAGATATCCGAAGCCCAGAGCCGTTGAGAAG GCAGTCACGGCTCCGGCAGAACTTGCCCCCCATAAGCTGCTGACGGGGGGGCTGAGGTCTCCTCCTGATTACAACCGATTGCAGCAG acCCGCTCGGAGAGATCGGTGGCTCTCCCCGCTTTTGTCCCTGCCCGGCCCGTCAGGACCGCTACGATTGTCTGA
- the etfb gene encoding electron transfer flavoprotein subunit beta produces MSGRVLVGVKRVIDYAVKIRVKPDNSGVVTDGVKHSMNPFCEIAVEEAVKLKEKKFIKEVVAVSCGPQQAQETIRTALAMGADRGIHVEVTGKDYDTLGPLQVSKIFAALAKKEDAQLVILGKQAIDDDCNQTGQMTAALLDWPQGTFASEVSLEGDKVKVVREIDGGLETIKIDTPAVLTADLRLNTPRYATLPNIMKAKKKKIAQVKPADLGVDITSRLEVLRVDEPPQRLAGVKVETVDDLVSRLKESGTI; encoded by the exons ATGTCTGGCCGTGTCCTCGTTGGAGTTAAGCGAGTCATTGACTATGCCGTTAAG ATTCGAGTGAAGCCGGACAACAGCGGCGTGGTGACGGATGGCGTTAAGCACTCGATGAACCCCTTCTGTGAGATCGCGGTGGAGGAGGcggtcaagctgaaggagaagaagttcATCAAGGAGGTCGTGGCTGTGAGCTGCGGGCCACAGCAAGCGCAG GAGACCATCCGTACTGCCCTCGCAATGGGAGCAGATCGTGGAATTCATGTGGAAGTGACTGGGAAAGACTATGACACGCTGGGACCCCTGCAGGTCTCAAAGATATTTGCTGCGCTGGCCAAGAAGGAGGACGCTCAACTCGTCATCCTGGGCAAACAG GCCATCGACGATGACTGCAATCAGACCGGCCAGATGACCGCCGCCTTGCTGGACTGGCCACAG GGTACTTTCGCATCAGAGGTGTCATTGGAAGGAGACAAGGTTAAAGTGGTGAGAGAAATTGATGGCGGCCTGGAAACCATTAAGATCGACACACCAGCAGTGCTCACGGCAGACCTTCGACTCAACACCCCCAGATACGCCACACTGCCTAATATCATG aaagccaagaagaagaagatcgcTCAAGTGAAGCCTGCCGACTTGGGCGTGGATATCACGTCCCGGTTGGAGGTGTTGAGAGTGGATGAGCCCCCACAGAGGCTGGCGGGGGTGAAGGTGGAGACTGTTGATGACCTAGTGAGCAGACTGAAGGAGTCGGGGACGATATAG
- the LOC119196967 gene encoding upstream stimulatory factor 2 isoform X2 yields MDMLDRSLDSASQEKQQQQEEEVVQVSEDGTGDEQAAVTIAGVQQAAGFADHNIQYQFRTEGGQVTYRVVQVTDQHLEGRDDGGGAVSVVSTAAFTGAPQAVAQAVIQNPFSNGGSPAGEAVGGETRFAYFPAAAVSDGTVSVQAAADPTLTQAGGQFYVMMTPPDVIQTGPQRTIAPRSQPYPAKMDGPRTPRDERRRAQHNEVERRRRDKINNWIVTLSKIIPDCNIDSTKTGASKGGILSKACDYIRDLRQSNQRLQEGVKEVERIQVDNELCRQQIEELKNENALLRAQLQQHGIEMVGETPPQ; encoded by the exons ATGGATATGCTCGATCGCAGTCTGGACAGCGCAAG ccaagaaaaacaacaacaacaagaagaagaggtTGTCCAGGTATCTGAAG acgGGACAGGAGACGAGCAGGCGGCCGTCACCATAGCCGGCGTTCAGCAGGCTGCAGGGTTCGCCGACCACAACATACAATATCAGTTCCGCACCGAGGGGGGTCAG GTGACGTACCGCGTCGTCCAGGTGACCGACCAGCACCTCGAAGGGCGGGATGACGGGGGAGGAGCAGTGAGTGTCGTCTCTACCGCCGCCTTCACGGGGGCTCCTCAGGCTGTGGCTCAG GCTGTGATCCAAAACCCTTTCAGCAATGGAGGAAGCCCGGCGGGCGAAGCGGTGGGAGGGGAGACGCGCTTCGCTTACTTCCCCGCTGCCGCGGTGAGCGACGGGACCGTGTCTGTTCAGGCCGCCGCGGACCCCACACTCACGCAGGCAGGGG GTCAGTTCTACGTGATGATGACCCCCCCCGACGTCATTCAGACGGGCCCACAGCGGACCATCGCTCCTCGCTCTCAACCGTACCCCGC gaAAATGGACGGACCGCGAACGCCGAGAGATGAAAGGAGAAGAGCGCAACACAATGAAG TCGAAAGGCGGAGAAGAGACAAGATCAACAACTGGATTGTCACCCTTTCCAAGATCATACCAGACTGCAATATCGACAGCACCAAGACGGGAGCA AGCAAAGGGGGCATCCTGTCGAAAGCCTGCGACTACATCCGCGACTTGAGGCAAAGCAACCAGCGGCTGCAGGAGGGTGTGAAGGAAGTGGAGAGGATACAAGTGGACAACGAGTTGTGCAGGCAGCAG ATTGAAGAGCTGAAGAACGAGAACGCTTTGCTCCGAGCGCAACTCCAGCAGCACGGCATCGAGATGGTGGGAGAGACGCCGCCGCAGTga
- the LOC119197335 gene encoding B-cell receptor CD22-like, protein MAAALTLLLIGSLLQGAQSKEFQAFLPQNIEVLTGSCVTIPCSFAIKDEFKSKLDDTCGAKWSNNKTLVFNSKDPQTPSNNGELTGNLRKKDCTTTLNNIQPAGNYTYFFRLECNNTLKYNFAAKTTLLSVKDDPPRPTLTPSALKVEEGASVSLRCSAPAPCLSHPPNVTWTKGLGDIVETLQENEDRTKVLTSVVTFTASHKHHGETISCKASYHKQDGSAESAVSLTADVSYSPKVTTVSVSPSGPVPEGSNVTLTCSSTANPAVKNYTWYRDDGAKETFIGTGHVLTIKASKEDGPFLCKAQNDVGVGRSNNTHIDVQYSPKVTTVSVSPSGPVPEGSNVTLTCSSTANPTVKNYTWYRDDGAKETFIGTGHVLTIKASKEDGPLLCKAQNDVGVGRSNNTHIDVQYAPQILPSSDCIRAGEQLNCSCATLGNPPPTVRWYVNGLPVNHSDELLISSTTRWSIITLNKQQEAGLSSLLCRSMNSVGSATQQFCVNRKSPDKVTLAVFISVVVALLLLVCALLFVNRAQKTHHDGDTSTATESHLLPGEGQELPNTAEGASGGPEKTSEEGKDVVYSTVNWRTSSKKKRAKALEESPQPCGSYLEEEMCVAGGMLRGFVSNALEMEGLYDNVEPRKVKREEQSEYAQVKFKEKR, encoded by the exons ATGGCTGCAGCTCTGACTCTTCTTCTCATTGGTTCTCTGCTGCAAG GTGCTCAGAGTAAAGAGTTTCAGGCATTTTTGCCGCAGAATATAGAGGTTCTTACAGGATCCTGTGTGACCATCCCCTGCTCCTTTGCGATAAAGGATGAATTTAAATCAAAACTAGATGACACATGTGGAGCAAAATGGTCCAACAACAAGACTCTTGTGTTTAACAGCAAAGATCCACAAACACCTTCAAATAATGGAGAACTTACAGGAAACTTGAGAAAAAAAGACTGCACCACAACCCTGAATAACATTCAACCTGCTGGCAACTATACATACTTCTTCAGGCTGGAATGTAACAACACTCTAAAATATAATTTtgctgcaaaaacaacacttcTTTCAGTCAAAG ATGATCCTCCCAGACCGACTCTGACTCCGTCAGctctgaaggtggaggagggagcctCAGTGAGTTTGAGGTgctctgctccagctccatgtcTGTCTCATCCTCCAAATGTGACATGGACCAAAGGCCTGGGGGACATTGTGGAGACACTGCAGGAGAATGAGGACAGAACCAAAGTCCTGACCTCTGTCGTGACCTTCACTGCCTCTCACAAGCATCATGGAGAGACGATCTCCTGTAAGGCCTCCTACCACAAACAGGATGGAAGCGCTGAGTCAGCTGTTAGTTTAACAGCTGATGTTTCAT ATTCCCCCAAAGTCACCACAgtgtcagtgagtccctctgGTCCAGTACCTGAGGGCAGTAATGTGACTCTGACATGCAGTAGTACTGCTAACCCAGCAGTGAAGAACTACACCTGGTACAGAGATGATGGAGCAAAGGAGACTTTTATTGGGACCGGACATGTTCTCACCATTAAAGCCTCTAAAGAAGACGGTCCTTTTCTCTGCAAGGCTCAGAATGATGTTGGAGTTGGACGatccaacaacacacacatagatgttCAAT ATTCCCCCAAAGTCACCACAgtgtcagtgagtccctctgGTCCAGTACCTGAGGGCAGTAATGTGACTCTGACATGCAGTAGTACTGCTAACCCAACAGTGAAGAACTACACCTGGTACAGAGATGATGGAGCAAAGGAGACTTTTATTGGTACCGGACATGTTCTCACCATTAAAGCCTCTAAAGAAGACGGTCCTTTGCTCTGCAAGGCTCAGAATGATGTTGGAGTTGGACGatccaacaacacacacatagatgttCAAT ATGCACCACAGATCCTTCCCTCATCCGACTGCATCAGAGCTGGAGAGCAGCTCAACTGCTCTTGCGCCACTCTGGGAAATCCTCCTCCCACTGTACGCTGGTATGTGAACGGGTTACCTGTCAATCACTCCGACGAGCTTTTGATAAGCAGCACAACCAGGTGGAGCATCATCACGCTGAATAAACAGCAGGAGGCGGGTCTTTCCTCCCTGCTCTGCCGCAGCATGAACTCTGTGGGATCTGCTACTCAGCAGTTTTGTGTCAACAGGAAGAGTCCAG ACAAAGTGACGTTGGCAGTTTTCATCAGCGTGGTTGTCGCTCTACTTCTGCTAGTATGTGCTCTGCTGTTTGTGAACAG GGCTCAGAAGACCCACCATGATGGGGACACCAGCACCGCGACTGAGAGCCATCTTCTACCTGGAGAGGGACAGGAG TTACCAAACACAGCAGAAGGAGCCAGCGGAGGCCCAGAGAAGACCAGTGAGGAGGGCAAAGATGTGGTTTACTCAACTGTGAACTGGAGGACCAGCAGCAAGAAGAAGAGGGCCAAGGCCTTGGAGGAGAGTCCCCAACCCTGTGGATCGtatctggaggaggagatgtgtgTGGCAGGAGGAATGCTCAGAGGCTTTGTGAGCAACGCGCTGGAGATGGAAGGTCTCTATGACAACGTGGAGCCCAGGAAGGTAAAGAGAGAGGAGCAAAGTGAATATGCTCAGGTTAAATTCAAAGAAAAGAGATAA
- the dnajc28 gene encoding dnaJ homolog subfamily C member 28: MSCTFHLLVSRSDFHHGRFLLVSSRESLLFRALSSMHQISRSLQQSYRLLQLSDKDVSSPVQVKEAYLRLAKIHHPDSGAPTADAGLFAEVEEAYRAVLAHQSKIMQPDGGTEEEDEAKRRGAAFPHRHYLNYEGVGSGTPSQRERQYRQIRVDRAAEQVLNYRQREHERAAATEGALVERDIRQRSRKIKITQAVERLVEDLIQESMARGDFRNLGGAGKPLNKYEYNPYADPMTHNLNRILIDNGYQPPWVVTQRDIREAAADIRNRLLEGRARLGDPMTPKQQSQWEQLCASVKEELAKLNKTVDNYNLIVPMLHMQMVHFSLWREISRAEKGAGQHRLEQQREREKERERRRKEEEEKRDNSVTEHQSIKQGLMTWVKNLLRFKQ; the protein is encoded by the coding sequence ATGAGTTGCACTTTCCACCTCCTGGTTTCTCGCAGCGACTTCCACCACGGCCGCTTTCTGCTGGTCTCGTCTCGAGAGTCCCTGTTGTTCAGAGCGCTCAGCTCCATGCACCAGATCAGCCGCAGCCTGCAACAGAGCTACAGGCTTCTGCAGCTGTCCGACAAGGACGTCAGCAGTCCTGTGCAGGTGAAAGAGGCCTACCTGCGCCTCGCCAAAATCCATCACCCGGACTCGGGGGCTCCGACTGCGGATGCAGGGCTGTTTGCGGAGGTTGAGGAGGCCTACCGCGCTGTGCTGGCTCATCAAAGCAAGATTATGCAACCCGATGGTGGGacggaagaggaagatgaggccAAGCGCAGAGGTGCAGCATTTCCACACAGACACTACCTCAATTACGAGGGTGTGGGTTCGGGGACGCCCAGCCAGCGCGAGCGGCAGTACCGGCAGATACGGGTCGACCGGGCGGCCGAGCAGGTTTTGAACTACCGGCAGAGGGAGCACGAGAGGGCGGCCGCCACAGAGGGGGCGCTGGTGGAGCGGGACATCCGCCAGCGCAGCCGAAAGATCAAGATCACGCAGGCCGTGGAACGTCTGGTGGAAGACCTCATCCAGGAGTCCATGGCCCGAGGAGACTTCAGGAACCTGGGTGGAGCTGGAAAGCCCCTCAACAAGTATGAGTACAACCCGTACGCTGATCCCATGACCCACAATCTCAACCGCATCCTCATAGACAACGGCTACCAGCCGCCCTGGGTCGTCACGCAGCGCGACATCCGAGAGGCCGCCGCTGACATCCGAAACAGGTTACTGGAGGGGAGGGCCAGGCTCGGCGACCCCATGACCCCCAAACAGCAAAGCCAGTGGGAGCAGCTCTGTGCTTCTGTAAAGGAGGAGCTGGCGAAACTTAACAAGACGGTGGACAATTACAACCTCATCGTGCCGATGCTCCACATGCAGATGGTCCACTTCAGTTTGTGGCGAGAGATCAGCCGCGCTGAGAAAGGAGCCGGCCAACACAGActggagcagcagagagagagagaaaaggagagagagaggaggaggaaggaggaggaggagaaacgagACAACTCAGTGACAGAGCATCAAAGCATCAAACAAGGCCTGATGACCTGGGTAAAGAATTTGCTCAGATTCAAGCAGTAA